The Verrucomicrobiia bacterium genome contains a region encoding:
- a CDS encoding DUF1080 domain-containing protein, producing MFKNLILVTSLALASVAITGCKTADCTSCCAADAKWTVLFDGKSTDAFRGYKTEAFPGEKWQVDGDALHVLPGKSPDLMTKEQYENYELELEWKVSPGGNSGIIYNVQETAGPAWHTGPEMQVLDDSKHPDGKNPKTSSGSLYAMIAPNAEKTLKPVGEYNSAKLIVNKGNVQHWLNGKKVVEYTWGSPEIAALIQQSKFKPLPEFMKHGKGHIVFQHHGEEVWYRNIRIKKL from the coding sequence ATGTTTAAAAATTTGATCCTCGTTACGTCGCTGGCCTTGGCCAGTGTTGCTATCACCGGTTGCAAGACGGCCGATTGCACTTCTTGCTGTGCCGCCGATGCGAAGTGGACGGTGCTTTTCGATGGCAAGTCCACGGATGCTTTCCGCGGTTACAAGACGGAAGCGTTTCCCGGCGAGAAATGGCAGGTGGATGGCGATGCCCTGCACGTCCTGCCCGGCAAGAGCCCGGACTTGATGACGAAGGAGCAATACGAGAATTACGAGCTGGAACTGGAATGGAAGGTCTCGCCCGGTGGCAACAGCGGCATCATCTATAATGTGCAGGAGACGGCTGGTCCCGCGTGGCACACGGGCCCGGAGATGCAGGTGCTGGATGACAGCAAGCATCCCGATGGCAAGAACCCGAAGACGTCCTCAGGTTCACTCTATGCGATGATCGCGCCGAACGCGGAGAAGACGTTGAAGCCCGTGGGCGAATACAACAGCGCCAAGCTCATCGTGAACAAAGGCAACGTGCAGCATTGGCTCAACGGCAAGAAGGTCGTGGAATACACGTGGGGCAGCCCGGAGATCGCCGCGCTCATCCAGCAGAGCAAGTTCAAGCCGTTGCCGGAATTCATGAAGCACGGCAAGGGTCACATCGTGTTCCAGCACCACGGCGAAGAGGTGTGGTACCGCAATATCCGCATCAAGAAGCTGTAA
- the radC gene encoding DNA repair protein RadC: protein MSTSLRIKDLPDTERPRERLLLHGADALRHAELIAILLRTGMKGYSAIQIAEQLMVKFGSLNRLALASVDELRKVKGVGRDKAIALKAAFTLAQRMAKELQYESPVLDNPESIANLLREENRMYEVEHFQILLLNTRRKLIRVEQISQGTLDTLLVHPREVFKLAITANASAIVLVHNHPSGDPTPSDADIRVTRDLIRAGQLLKIDVLDHIILGKRTAERSRDYTSLRELGHFYV from the coding sequence ATGAGCACCTCACTCCGCATCAAAGACCTGCCGGATACGGAACGCCCCCGCGAACGATTGCTGCTCCATGGTGCCGATGCGCTGCGTCACGCGGAACTCATCGCCATTCTGTTGCGCACAGGGATGAAAGGTTACTCCGCCATCCAGATCGCGGAGCAATTGATGGTCAAATTCGGCTCCTTGAACCGCCTCGCGCTCGCTTCGGTAGATGAATTGCGCAAAGTCAAAGGGGTGGGCCGGGACAAGGCGATCGCGCTGAAAGCCGCCTTCACGCTCGCGCAACGCATGGCGAAGGAGCTGCAATACGAATCGCCGGTGCTGGATAATCCGGAGAGCATCGCGAATCTGCTGCGCGAGGAGAACCGGATGTATGAGGTGGAGCATTTCCAGATCTTGCTGCTGAACACACGGCGCAAGCTCATCCGCGTGGAACAGATTTCCCAAGGCACATTGGACACGTTGCTGGTGCATCCGCGGGAGGTCTTCAAACTGGCCATCACGGCGAATGCCTCGGCTATCGTGCTGGTGCACAATCATCCTAGTGGCGATCCGACGCCTTCGGATGCGGATATTCGCGTGACGCGCGATTTGATTCGTGCGGGGCAGTTGCTGAAGATCGATGTGCTGGATCATATCATCTTGGGTAAACGTACGGCGGAGCGGAGCCGGGATTACACCTCGTTGCGAGAGTTGGGGCATTTCTACGTATAA